A part of Osmerus mordax isolate fOsmMor3 chromosome 10, fOsmMor3.pri, whole genome shotgun sequence genomic DNA contains:
- the lrrc3ca gene encoding leucine-rich repeat-containing protein 3B: MPLLAGWLLRHSVVMCLLLHSLVLMTCCFHHAATSCSQSCYCTESETGGKTVRCSNLRLTEVPQDLPNDTRRVYLDYNLITSVPSNAFSDLPLLTELDLSHNELAQLEAGAFRGLGHSLHFLDLSSNKLVTFDPEAFEGLRARANLTNNPWHCDCSLQMAMPHIDLEPMSLTGIVCQTSEPPDMGAEGVPFLLAKDLDLCVVMKKTTDVAMLVTMFGWFTMVISYLVYYVRHNTEDARRHLEYLKSLPGKQGKSEESSTISTVV; this comes from the coding sequence ATGCccctgctggcaggctggctacTGCGCCACTCGGTGGTCATGTGTCTGCTGCTGCACAGCCTGGTGCTGATGACCTGCTGCTTCCACCACGCCGCCACCAGCTGCTCCCAGAGCTGCTACTGCACCGAGAGCGAGACCGGGGGAAAGACCGTGCGCTGCAGCAACCTGCGCCTCACCGAGGTGCCCCAGGACCTGCCCAACGACACGCGACGAGTCTACCTGGACTATAACCTCATCACCAGTGTTCCCAGTAACGCTTTCAGCGACCTGCCCCTCCTCACTGAGCTGGACCTGTCCCACAACGAGCTGGCCCAGCTGGAGGCGGGGGCCTTCCGAGGGCTGGGCCACTCCCTGCACTTCCTGGACCTGTCCTCGAACAAGTTGGTGACCTTCGACCCCGAGGCCTTTGAGGGCCTGCGAGCACGCGCCAACCTGACCAACAACCCCTGGCACTGTGACTGCAGCCTGCAGATGGCCATGCCCCACATAGACCTGGAGCCCATGTCGCTGACGGGCATCGTGTGCCAGACCTCGGAACCTCCAGACATGGGTGCCGAGGGCGTGCCCTTCCTGCTGGCCAAAGACCTGGACCTCTGTGTGGTGATGAAGAAGACCACAGACGTGGCCATGCTGGTCACCATGTTTGGCTGGTTCACCATGGTTATCTCCTACCTGGTGTACTATGTCAGGCACAACACGGAGGACGCCAGACGCCACCTGGAGTACCTCAAGTCTCTGCCTGGAAAGCAGGGAAAGTCAGAGGAGTCTTCCACCATCAGCACTGTGGTGTAG